In a single window of the Lates calcarifer isolate ASB-BC8 linkage group LG1, TLL_Latcal_v3, whole genome shotgun sequence genome:
- the naxd gene encoding ATP-dependent (S)-NAD(P)H-hydrate dehydratase isoform X2 — translation MQANTTRGFLWSDVETRTLLNIWGEQDIQAALDGNFRNSFVYRDVSRRLGAMGFERTPEQCRVRIKSLKRQYLLAKEGNLRNNGQYHKICKFYDTMERILSNRPALDPQEFIDSGAGGEEAVDGLEEDGEDAQDAYSESTGECPYPAETEVKLEYPTVPIPIPVKVTVGNNSTSVRPQNSSQSASNLTARAPKRPRKRRANFPMEKLMEQFLEQSAQAEDNFYRVEEQRLQAEDRRREAEHARELHMLQMLGQMFSSISSSTRPSSAAAPSKTAPPARAPVLSSASPSCTRVLERHYCLGSTSHRGMDDDILSLVKSIVPPLTSKKHKGQDGRIGIIGGCQDYTGAPYFAAISALKVGADLSHVFCTKDAATVIKSYSPELIVHPVLDSPNAVEEIEKWLPRLHGLVVGPGLGREDFLLKTAKEVIEKSKARDIPIVIDADGLWLVTQQPSVIQGYQKGILTPNFMEFTRLYEALHHEPMDSSDHQRSVMELSVAMGNLTLVLKGEQDLITDGSKVISCSTEGSGRRCGGQGDLLSGSMGVLAHWAHAASTAGIIRSVNPSVVAAFGACSLTRQCNSQAFQRHGRSTTTSDMIQEIGSAFKKLFES, via the exons ATGCAAGCAAACACAACGCGGGGTTTCCTGTGGTCGGACGTGGAGACGCGGACCTTGTTGAACATCTGGGGGGAGCAGGACATCCAGGCGGCGCTGGATGGAAACTTCCGAAACAGCTTCGTGTACCGCGACGTTTCCCGGAGGCTGGGAGCGATGGGGTTTGAAAGGACGCCGGAACAATGCAGGGTGCGGATCAAAAGCCTCAAGAGGCAGTACCTGTTAGCGAAGGAGGGCAATTTGCGGAACAACGGGCAGTATCACAAGATCTGTAAGTTTTACGACACCATGGAGAGGATTTTGAGCAACCGGCCTGCTCTTGACCCTCAGGAGTTCATAGACAGCGGGGCGGGAGGAGAGGAGGCCGTGGATGGCCTGGAAGAGGACGGGGAGGATGCTCAGGATGCATACTCCGAGAGCACAGGGGAGTGTCCTTATCCTGCAGAGACTGAAGTGAAGCTGGAATACCCAACTGTTCCCATCCCTATTCCAGTTAAAGTGACAGTGGGAAATAACA GCACTTCAGTAAGACCACAGAACAGCAGCCAGTCAGCCAGTAATCTGACGGCCAGAGCGCCCAAGCGGCCAAGGAAGAGGCGTGCCAACTTCCCTATGGAAAAGCTAATGGAGCAGTTCCTGGAGCAGAGCGCCCAGGCCGAGGACAACTTCTACCGGGTGGAGGAGCAGCGCTTGCAGGCAGAAGACCGCCGCAGGGAAGCCGAACACGCCAGGGAGCTTCACATGCTTCAGATGCTCGGCCAGATGTTCTCCagcatctcctcctccaccaggcCCAGCTCTGCCGCTGCTCCCTCCAAGACAGCTCCTCCTGCCCGCGCGCCTGTGCTCTCTAGTGCCTCCCCGTCATGCACACGTG tgttGGAACGCCACTACTGCTTGGGGTCTACGTCACACAGAGGCATGGATGATGATATCCTCTCACTAGTAAAGAGCATAGTACCTCCTCTGACATCTAAAAAGCACAAGGGACAAGATGGACGTATCGGGATCATTGGAGGATGCCAAGA CTACACGGGAGCTCCATACTTTGCTGCCATCTCTGCATTGAAAGTG GGAGCTGACCTGTCTCATGTGTTCTGCACCAAAGATGCTGCAACTGTAATCAAATCATACAGCCCTGAGCTCATAGTTCATCCTGTTCT GGACAGTCCTAACGCAGTGgaagaaatagaaaaatggCTCCCAAGACTGCACGGCCTTGTGGTGGGACCAGGTCTAGGGAGAGAAGACTTCTTACTGAAAACAGCAAAG GAGGTGATAGAGAAATCCAAAGCAAGAGATATCCCTATAGTCATTGATGCA gaTGGATTATGGCTAGTTACACAGCAACCATCTGTTATTCAAGGGTACCAGAAGGGTATCCTCACACCTAACTTCATGGAATTCACTCGACTATATGAGGCACTG CACCATGAACCCATGGACAGCAGTGATCACCAACGCAGTGTCATGGAGCTCAGTGTTGCCATGGGCAACCTCACTCTGGTGCTAAAAGGAGAACAAGATCTCATTACAGATGGCAGTAAAG tgatcTCATGCAGTACTGAGGGCAGTGGAAGAAGATGTGGTGGACAGGGTGATCTCTTATCTGGATCTATGGGAGTGCTGGCACACTGGGCACATGCTGCCTCTACAGCTGGAATAATCAGAAG TGTGAATCCATCGGTGGTGGCAGCATTTGGGGCCTGTTCGCTCACCAGACAGTGCAACAGTCAAGCATTCCAGCGACATGGCAGGTCCACCACTACCTCGGACATGATCCAGGAGATTGGTTCAGCCTTTAAGAAGCTATTTGAAAGCTGA
- the naxd gene encoding ATP-dependent (S)-NAD(P)H-hydrate dehydratase isoform X4: MIRIVCAQLSALKRSSSLVLERHYCLGSTSHRGMDDDILSLVKSIVPPLTSKKHKGQDGRIGIIGGCQDYTGAPYFAAISALKVGADLSHVFCTKDAATVIKSYSPELIVHPVLDSPNAVEEIEKWLPRLHGLVVGPGLGREDFLLKTAKEVIEKSKARDIPIVIDADGLWLVTQQPSVIQGYQKGILTPNFMEFTRLYEALHHEPMDSSDHQRSVMELSVAMGNLTLVLKGEQDLITDGSKVISCSTEGSGRRCGGQGDLLSGSMGVLAHWAHAASTAGIIRSVNPSVVAAFGACSLTRQCNSQAFQRHGRSTTTSDMIQEIGSAFKKLFES; encoded by the exons tgttGGAACGCCACTACTGCTTGGGGTCTACGTCACACAGAGGCATGGATGATGATATCCTCTCACTAGTAAAGAGCATAGTACCTCCTCTGACATCTAAAAAGCACAAGGGACAAGATGGACGTATCGGGATCATTGGAGGATGCCAAGA CTACACGGGAGCTCCATACTTTGCTGCCATCTCTGCATTGAAAGTG GGAGCTGACCTGTCTCATGTGTTCTGCACCAAAGATGCTGCAACTGTAATCAAATCATACAGCCCTGAGCTCATAGTTCATCCTGTTCT GGACAGTCCTAACGCAGTGgaagaaatagaaaaatggCTCCCAAGACTGCACGGCCTTGTGGTGGGACCAGGTCTAGGGAGAGAAGACTTCTTACTGAAAACAGCAAAG GAGGTGATAGAGAAATCCAAAGCAAGAGATATCCCTATAGTCATTGATGCA gaTGGATTATGGCTAGTTACACAGCAACCATCTGTTATTCAAGGGTACCAGAAGGGTATCCTCACACCTAACTTCATGGAATTCACTCGACTATATGAGGCACTG CACCATGAACCCATGGACAGCAGTGATCACCAACGCAGTGTCATGGAGCTCAGTGTTGCCATGGGCAACCTCACTCTGGTGCTAAAAGGAGAACAAGATCTCATTACAGATGGCAGTAAAG tgatcTCATGCAGTACTGAGGGCAGTGGAAGAAGATGTGGTGGACAGGGTGATCTCTTATCTGGATCTATGGGAGTGCTGGCACACTGGGCACATGCTGCCTCTACAGCTGGAATAATCAGAAG TGTGAATCCATCGGTGGTGGCAGCATTTGGGGCCTGTTCGCTCACCAGACAGTGCAACAGTCAAGCATTCCAGCGACATGGCAGGTCCACCACTACCTCGGACATGATCCAGGAGATTGGTTCAGCCTTTAAGAAGCTATTTGAAAGCTGA
- the naxd gene encoding ATP-dependent (S)-NAD(P)H-hydrate dehydratase isoform X3, whose amino-acid sequence MTDNMPQLIQMFAFCVITLALSIVATLVCLNEKVLERHYCLGSTSHRGMDDDILSLVKSIVPPLTSKKHKGQDGRIGIIGGCQDYTGAPYFAAISALKVGADLSHVFCTKDAATVIKSYSPELIVHPVLDSPNAVEEIEKWLPRLHGLVVGPGLGREDFLLKTAKEVIEKSKARDIPIVIDADGLWLVTQQPSVIQGYQKGILTPNFMEFTRLYEALHHEPMDSSDHQRSVMELSVAMGNLTLVLKGEQDLITDGSKVISCSTEGSGRRCGGQGDLLSGSMGVLAHWAHAASTAGIIRSVNPSVVAAFGACSLTRQCNSQAFQRHGRSTTTSDMIQEIGSAFKKLFES is encoded by the exons tgttGGAACGCCACTACTGCTTGGGGTCTACGTCACACAGAGGCATGGATGATGATATCCTCTCACTAGTAAAGAGCATAGTACCTCCTCTGACATCTAAAAAGCACAAGGGACAAGATGGACGTATCGGGATCATTGGAGGATGCCAAGA CTACACGGGAGCTCCATACTTTGCTGCCATCTCTGCATTGAAAGTG GGAGCTGACCTGTCTCATGTGTTCTGCACCAAAGATGCTGCAACTGTAATCAAATCATACAGCCCTGAGCTCATAGTTCATCCTGTTCT GGACAGTCCTAACGCAGTGgaagaaatagaaaaatggCTCCCAAGACTGCACGGCCTTGTGGTGGGACCAGGTCTAGGGAGAGAAGACTTCTTACTGAAAACAGCAAAG GAGGTGATAGAGAAATCCAAAGCAAGAGATATCCCTATAGTCATTGATGCA gaTGGATTATGGCTAGTTACACAGCAACCATCTGTTATTCAAGGGTACCAGAAGGGTATCCTCACACCTAACTTCATGGAATTCACTCGACTATATGAGGCACTG CACCATGAACCCATGGACAGCAGTGATCACCAACGCAGTGTCATGGAGCTCAGTGTTGCCATGGGCAACCTCACTCTGGTGCTAAAAGGAGAACAAGATCTCATTACAGATGGCAGTAAAG tgatcTCATGCAGTACTGAGGGCAGTGGAAGAAGATGTGGTGGACAGGGTGATCTCTTATCTGGATCTATGGGAGTGCTGGCACACTGGGCACATGCTGCCTCTACAGCTGGAATAATCAGAAG TGTGAATCCATCGGTGGTGGCAGCATTTGGGGCCTGTTCGCTCACCAGACAGTGCAACAGTCAAGCATTCCAGCGACATGGCAGGTCCACCACTACCTCGGACATGATCCAGGAGATTGGTTCAGCCTTTAAGAAGCTATTTGAAAGCTGA
- the naxd gene encoding ATP-dependent (S)-NAD(P)H-hydrate dehydratase isoform X1, producing MQANTTRGFLWSDVETRTLLNIWGEQDIQAALDGNFRNSFVYRDVSRRLGAMGFERTPEQCRVRIKSLKRQYLLAKEGNLRNNGQYHKICKFYDTMERILSNRPALDPQEFIDSGAGGEEAVDGLEEDGEDAQDAYSESTGECPYPAETEVKLEYPTVPIPIPVKVTVGNNSTSVRPQNSSQSASNLTARAPKRPRKRRANFPMEKLMEQFLEQSAQAEDNFYRVEEQRLQAEDRRREAEHARELHMLQMLGQMFSSISSSTRPSSAAAPSKTAPPARAPVLSSASPSCTRGQSVHLRRPSPQTDCYAQQSQLLNPDPQALVLERHYCLGSTSHRGMDDDILSLVKSIVPPLTSKKHKGQDGRIGIIGGCQDYTGAPYFAAISALKVGADLSHVFCTKDAATVIKSYSPELIVHPVLDSPNAVEEIEKWLPRLHGLVVGPGLGREDFLLKTAKEVIEKSKARDIPIVIDADGLWLVTQQPSVIQGYQKGILTPNFMEFTRLYEALHHEPMDSSDHQRSVMELSVAMGNLTLVLKGEQDLITDGSKVISCSTEGSGRRCGGQGDLLSGSMGVLAHWAHAASTAGIIRSVNPSVVAAFGACSLTRQCNSQAFQRHGRSTTTSDMIQEIGSAFKKLFES from the exons ATGCAAGCAAACACAACGCGGGGTTTCCTGTGGTCGGACGTGGAGACGCGGACCTTGTTGAACATCTGGGGGGAGCAGGACATCCAGGCGGCGCTGGATGGAAACTTCCGAAACAGCTTCGTGTACCGCGACGTTTCCCGGAGGCTGGGAGCGATGGGGTTTGAAAGGACGCCGGAACAATGCAGGGTGCGGATCAAAAGCCTCAAGAGGCAGTACCTGTTAGCGAAGGAGGGCAATTTGCGGAACAACGGGCAGTATCACAAGATCTGTAAGTTTTACGACACCATGGAGAGGATTTTGAGCAACCGGCCTGCTCTTGACCCTCAGGAGTTCATAGACAGCGGGGCGGGAGGAGAGGAGGCCGTGGATGGCCTGGAAGAGGACGGGGAGGATGCTCAGGATGCATACTCCGAGAGCACAGGGGAGTGTCCTTATCCTGCAGAGACTGAAGTGAAGCTGGAATACCCAACTGTTCCCATCCCTATTCCAGTTAAAGTGACAGTGGGAAATAACA GCACTTCAGTAAGACCACAGAACAGCAGCCAGTCAGCCAGTAATCTGACGGCCAGAGCGCCCAAGCGGCCAAGGAAGAGGCGTGCCAACTTCCCTATGGAAAAGCTAATGGAGCAGTTCCTGGAGCAGAGCGCCCAGGCCGAGGACAACTTCTACCGGGTGGAGGAGCAGCGCTTGCAGGCAGAAGACCGCCGCAGGGAAGCCGAACACGCCAGGGAGCTTCACATGCTTCAGATGCTCGGCCAGATGTTCTCCagcatctcctcctccaccaggcCCAGCTCTGCCGCTGCTCCCTCCAAGACAGCTCCTCCTGCCCGCGCGCCTGTGCTCTCTAGTGCCTCCCCGTCATGCACACGTGGTCAGTCCGTTCACCTCAGACGCCCTTCACCCCAGACAGACTGTTATGCCCAACAGAGTCAACTGCTGAACCCAGATCCTCAGGCATTAG tgttGGAACGCCACTACTGCTTGGGGTCTACGTCACACAGAGGCATGGATGATGATATCCTCTCACTAGTAAAGAGCATAGTACCTCCTCTGACATCTAAAAAGCACAAGGGACAAGATGGACGTATCGGGATCATTGGAGGATGCCAAGA CTACACGGGAGCTCCATACTTTGCTGCCATCTCTGCATTGAAAGTG GGAGCTGACCTGTCTCATGTGTTCTGCACCAAAGATGCTGCAACTGTAATCAAATCATACAGCCCTGAGCTCATAGTTCATCCTGTTCT GGACAGTCCTAACGCAGTGgaagaaatagaaaaatggCTCCCAAGACTGCACGGCCTTGTGGTGGGACCAGGTCTAGGGAGAGAAGACTTCTTACTGAAAACAGCAAAG GAGGTGATAGAGAAATCCAAAGCAAGAGATATCCCTATAGTCATTGATGCA gaTGGATTATGGCTAGTTACACAGCAACCATCTGTTATTCAAGGGTACCAGAAGGGTATCCTCACACCTAACTTCATGGAATTCACTCGACTATATGAGGCACTG CACCATGAACCCATGGACAGCAGTGATCACCAACGCAGTGTCATGGAGCTCAGTGTTGCCATGGGCAACCTCACTCTGGTGCTAAAAGGAGAACAAGATCTCATTACAGATGGCAGTAAAG tgatcTCATGCAGTACTGAGGGCAGTGGAAGAAGATGTGGTGGACAGGGTGATCTCTTATCTGGATCTATGGGAGTGCTGGCACACTGGGCACATGCTGCCTCTACAGCTGGAATAATCAGAAG TGTGAATCCATCGGTGGTGGCAGCATTTGGGGCCTGTTCGCTCACCAGACAGTGCAACAGTCAAGCATTCCAGCGACATGGCAGGTCCACCACTACCTCGGACATGATCCAGGAGATTGGTTCAGCCTTTAAGAAGCTATTTGAAAGCTGA